One genomic window of Arachis stenosperma cultivar V10309 chromosome 10, arast.V10309.gnm1.PFL2, whole genome shotgun sequence includes the following:
- the LOC130956017 gene encoding chaperone protein dnaJ 20, chloroplastic-like, translated as MEVLSMSSLKTLPNQWCGVPERKRGVVSCRATTVANSNTNLYKVLSLSPKSATMDDIKRAYRSMALRYHPDVCHDPSKKDESTRLFVQLNQAYETLSNPTLKQEYDHQLGLITAHDESSRKRWKEQLAELKTRSHRKQGSWGSRMRAQNIIIMMNNHN; from the coding sequence ATGGAGGTGTTATCGATGAGCAGTTTAAAAACACTACCTAACCAGTGGTGTGGAGTCCCAGAGCGAAAAAGAGGGGTGGTTTCATGCAGAGCGACAACGGTAGCAAATAGCAACACTAACTTGTACAAGGTGCTGTCACTGAGTCCCAAGAGTGCAACAATGGATGATATCAAGAGAGCATACAGATCAATGGCTCTAAGGTACCACCCTGACGTCTGCCATGACCCTTCCAAGAAAGATGAATCCACAAGGCTCTTCGTGCAGCTCAATCAAGCTTATGAGACCTTGTCTAATCCCACCCTCAAACAAGAGTACGATCATCAATTAGGTTTGATAACCGCTCATGATGAAAGCTCCAGAAAGAGGTGGAAGGAGCAACTTGCTGAGTTGAAGACAAGGTCCCATAGAAAACAGGGATCATGGGGTAGTAGAATGAGGGCCCAAAACATTATCATCATGATGAACAACCACAACTAG
- the LOC130956016 gene encoding high affinity sulfate transporter 2-like gives MKPLETLFTISDNNSLMRKYKGKSKTRKFCLCLQSIFPILDWGRYYTIRNLRGDFIAGLTTASLCIPQDIAYAKLANLDPHHALYASFVTPLVYAAMGSSRDIAIGPAAVVSLLLGAMLSHDIRDHKSHEYLRLAFTATFFAGVTQLALGVLRLGFLIDFLSHAAIVGFMSGAAIIISLQQLRGLLGIPHFTKKTDIISGIGSVKSAIVHHEWNLETIIIGTSCLIFLLITKYIGKKHKKLFWVAAIAPMTCVIVSTICVYITRADEKGVSTINHIKGGLNSVSANEIFFKGKYVVRGFRIGAVAGIVALTEAVSIGRTFAAMKHYTLDGNKEMVAMGTMNIVGSLTSCFVATGSFSRSAVNNMAGCETAASNIVLSIVVLLVLTLFTPVFKYTPNAVLSSIIIAATTNLVNINAVIMIWKIDKFDFMVCMGAFFGVIFMNLEYALIIAVSISFVKIVFRVTWPKVVVLGKIPGTSIYRNIEQYPKAFQITAMLILRVDSPIYFTNCNFVKDRILRWLRYENEERAECELAEIQYVVVDMSAVSDIDSSGISSFERLYHSLEKLHVQLVLANVGKIVMEKFQESKLTELIGRDKIFLSVAGAVITYGPKREEL, from the exons ATGAAGCCTTTAGAGACATTATTCACAATCTCAGACAACAATTCCTTAATGAGGAAATATAAGGGAAaaagcaaaacaagaaaattttgTCTATGCCTCCAATCAATCTTCCCTATCTTAGATTGGGGAAGATATTACACTATCCGAAACTTGAGAGGTGATTTCATTGCTGGACTCACCACTGCAAGTCTCTGCATTCCTCAG GATATTGCATATGCCAAACTTGCAAATTTGGACCCTCACCATGCACTAT ACGCAAGCTTTGTGACACCTCTTGTGTATGCTGCCATGGGAAGCTCAAGAGACATTGCTATAGGACCTGCAGCTGTGGTCTCACTCTTGCTTGGAGCTATGCTTTCTCATGACATTAGAGACCACAAGAGCCATGAATATCTACGCCTTGCCTTCACTGCTACATTCTTTGCCGGAGTTACTCAGCTCGCACTCGGCGTTCTTAG GCTCGGTTTCTTGATAGACTTCTTATCTCATGCTGCCATTGTGGGATTCATGAGTGGAGCTGCCATTATTATTTCACTTCAACAGCTTAGAGGCCTCCTTGGCATACCACACTTTACTAAGAAAACTGATATTATTTCTGGCATTGGCTCAGTTAAGAGCGCTATAGTGCACCATGAG TGGAATTTGGAGACAATTATCATTGGAACATCATGCTTGATCTTCCTTCTTATAACCAAGTACATT GGTAAAAAGCATAAGAAACTCTTCTGGGTAGCTGCAATTGCTCCTATGACTTGTGTTATAGTTTCCACCATTTGTGTCTACATTACAAGGGCTGATGAGAAAGGCGTATCAACT ATTAACCACATCAAGGGAGGTCTTAACTCAGTTTCTGCTAATGAAATTTTCTTTAAAGGAAAATATGTTGTAAGAGGTTTTCGGATTGGTGCTGTTGCTGGTATAGTAGCACTCACG GAAGCTGTATCAATTGGGAGAACATTTGCAGCCATGAAACATTATACACTGGATGGTAACAAGGAAATGGTTGCAATGGGAACCATGAACATTGTTGGTTCTTTGACATCTTGCTTTGTGGCCACAG GATCTTTCTCTCGGTCAGCAGTGAACAACATGGCTGGTTGTGAAACTGCAGCATCAAACATAGTTTTGTCCATTGTTGTATTGTTAGTACTAACATTGTTTACACCTGTGTTTAAGTACACTCCAAATGCAGTGCTTTCTTCAATCATAATAGCAGCTACAACAAACTTGGTGAACATAAATGCAGTTATCATGATATGGAAGATTGACAAATTTGACTTCATGGTTTGCATGGGAGCCTTCTTTGGTGTCATATTCATGAATCTTGAATATGCCCTTATAATTGCG GTGTCAATATCTTTTGTGAAAATAGTGTTTAGAGTGACATGGCCAAAGGTTGTAGTACTTGGTAAAATTCCAGGTACTTCTATTTACAGGAACATTGAGCAATATCCTAAGGCATTCCAGATTACTGCCATGCTCATTCTTAGGGTTGATTCTCCTATCTACTTCACTAACTGCAACTTTGTCAAGGACAG AATTCTGAGATGGTTGCGTTATGAAAATGAGGAGAGAGCAGAATGTGAATTAGCCGAAATACAATATGTGGTTGTTGACATGTCAG CCGTTAGCGATATTGACTCGAGTGGCATCAGTTCATTTGAAAGGCTATATCATAGCCTTGAGAAATTACATGTCCAG CTTGTGTTGGCAAACGTGGGGAAGATTGTAATGGAGAAGTTTCAGGAATCCAAGTTAACAGAGTTAATTGGACGAGATAAAATATTCCTCTCAGTTGCTGGTGCTGTTATTACTTATGGTCCCAAGAGGGAAGAACTCTAA
- the LOC130955258 gene encoding high affinity sulfate transporter 2: protein MSQRVSDDAMAEVIAETRSDSSSRRHGGGGDDAVVTDLPYMHRVGTPPKQPLFQEIKHSLMETFFADKPFHKFKDQSGSRKFVLALQSLFPILEWGRDYNLKKFRGDFVSGLTIASLCIPQDLAYAKLAYLDPWYGLYSSFVAPLVYAFMGTSRDIAIGPVAVVSLLLGSLLSSEISDTKSHDYVRLAFTATFFAGVTQLVLGVCRLGFLIDFLSHAAIVGFMAGAAITIALQQLKGLLGIKNFTTKTDIVSVLHSVWSNVHHGWNWETILIGLSFLIFLLITKYIAKRNKKLFWVSAISPMISVVVSTFFVYITRADEKGVSIVKHIKSGVNPSSANEIFFSGKYLGAGVRIGVVSGMVALTEAVAIGRTFAAMKDYSLDGNKEMVAMGTMNIVGSLTSCYVTTGSFSRSAVNFMAGCQTAVSNIVMSIVVLLTLLVLTPLFKYTPNAVLASIIIAAVVNLVNIEAMVLLWKIDKFDFVACMGAFFGVIFKSVEIGLLIAVAISFAKILLQVTRPRTAVLGKLPGTTVYRNIQQYPKAAQIPGMLIIRIDSAIYFSNSNYIKERILRWLIEEESQRTESELPGIQNLIVEMSPVTDIDTSGIHAFEELYKTLQKREVQLILANPGPVVIEKLHASKLTDLIGEDKIFLTVADAVATFGPKGVK from the exons ATGAGTCAGCGTGTGAGTGATGATGCTATGGCAGAAGTTATAGCAGAAACAAGAAGCGATTCTTCTTCACGTAGacatggaggaggaggagatgATGCTGTTGTTACTGATCTGCCATATATGCACAGAGTTGGAACTCCTCCTAAGCAGCCACTCTTCCAAGAGATCAAGCATTCTCTCATGGAGACTTTCTTCGCTGACAAGCCCTTTCACAAGTTCAAGGACCAATCTGGATCTAGAAAGTTCGTTCTCGCTCtccaatctctcttccccattctTGAATGGGGAAGAGATTACAACCTCAAGAAATTCAGAGGCGATTTCGTTTCCGGACTCACCATTGCAAGTCTTTGCATTCCTCAG GACCTTGCATATGCGAAGCTTGCATATTTGGATCCTTGGTATGGATTAT ACTCAAGTTTTGTGGCGCCTCTTGTGTATGCTTTCATGGGAACCTCAAGAGATATTGCGATTGGACCTGTAGCTGTGGTGTCCCTCTTGCTTGGAAGTTTGCTTTCTAGTGAGATCAGTGACACCAAAAGCCATGACTACGTGCGCCTTGCATTCACTGCTACCTTCTTTGCAGGAGTCACTCAATTGGTACTTGGAGTTTGCAG GCTTGGTTTCTTGATAGATTTCCTATCTCATGCTGCCATTGTGGGCTTCATGGCTGGAGCTGCCATTACTATTGCACTGCAACAACTTAAAGGTCTGCTTGGCATAAAGAACTTCACCACAAAAACTGATATTGTTTCTGTATTGCATTCGGTTTGGAGTAATGTGCACCACGGG TGGAATTGGGAGACTATACTCATTGGACTATCATTCTTAATCTTCCTTCTTATAACCAAGTATATT GCTAAAAGAAACAAGAAACTCTTTTGGGTATCTGCAATTTCTCCTATGATCTCTGTTGTAGTGTCTACATTTTTTGTGTACATTACCAGAGCAGACGAAAAAGGCGTATCAATT GTGAAGCATATCAAGAGTGGTGTGAATCCATCATCAGCTAACGAAATCTTTTTCAGTGGAAAATATCTAGGCGCTGGTGTTAGAATTGGTGTTGTATCTGGCATGGTTGCACTTACG GAAGCTGTAGCAATTGGGAGAACATTTGCTGCAATGAAAGATTATTCACTGGATGGCAACAAAGAAATGGTGGCAATGGGAACAATGAACATTGTTGGTTCTTTGACATCATGCTATGTGACAACAGGATCTTTTTCTCGGTCAGCAGTGAACTTCATGGCTGGTTGTCAAACTGCTGTATCAAATATTGTGATGTCCATTGTTGTGTTACTAACTCTGTTGGTCCTCACACCACTGTTTAAGTACACTCCAAATGCAGTTCTTGCTTCTATTATAATAGCTGCTGTTGTAAACCTGGTGAACATTGAAGCAATGGTTCTGCTCTGGAAGATTGACAAATTCGATTTTGTTGCTTGCATGGGAGCATTCTTTGGTGTCATCTTCAAGAGTGTTGAGATTGGCCTTCTAATTGCG GTGGCAATTTCATTTGCCAAGATACTTTTACAAGTGACAAGGCCAAGAACTGCAGTTCTTGGTAAGCTTCCGGGGACTACTGTTTATAGGAACATCCAGCAATACCCCAAAGCAGCACAGATTCCTGGCATGCTCATTATCAGGATTGACTCTGCTATCTACTTCTCAAATTCCAACTATATCAAGGAGAG AATATTGAGATGGTTGATTGAAGAAGAATCTCAAAGGACAGAAAGTGAATTACCGGGAATACAGAATCTCATTGTTGAAATGTCAC CTGTTACTGATATTGACACAAGTGGCATCCATGCCTTTGAAGAATTATACAAGACCCTTCAGAAAAGAGAAGTTCAG CTTATATTGGCGAATCCGGGGCCAGTTGTAATAGAAAAGCTCCATGCATCCAAGCTTACAGATCTAATTGGAGAAGATAAAATATTTCTCACAGTGGCTGATGCTGTTGCAACTTTTGGTCCAAAGGGTGTTAAATAA